One genomic region from Lacerta agilis isolate rLacAgi1 chromosome 13, rLacAgi1.pri, whole genome shotgun sequence encodes:
- the GRAP gene encoding GRB2-related adapter protein, whose product MEAVALYNFQADEKDELPFKKGDILKILNMEDDLNWYKAELFGTEGFIPKNYIKMKPHPWYSGKLSRQAAEEVLLKRDFRGAFLIRESESSPGDFSISVNYGDQVMHFKVLREKKGKYHLWDEKFNSMNELVDFYRTTTIARKAQVFLRDHAEMQEPKKPKFVQAQFDFTAKSPSELSFCRGDVLEILDCSDPNWWRGRIGVKTGLFPRNYVFPLRM is encoded by the exons ATGGAGGCCGTGGCCTTGTACAACTTCCAGGCTGATGAGAAAGACGAATTGCCGTTTAAGAAGGGCGACATCCTGAAG ATCCTGAACATGGAAGATGACCTGAACTGGTACAAAGCAGAACTCTTCGGCACCGAGGGATTCATCCCCAAAAACTACATCAAAATGAAACCTCACCC GTGGTATTCCGGAAAGCTGTCCAGGCAAGCAGCTGAGGAGGTTCTCTTGAAACGTGATTTCCGGGGAGCTTTCCTTATCCGGGAAAGCGAGAGCAGCCCAGGGGATTTCTCCATCTCAGTGAA CTATGGAGACCAAGTGATGCACTTCAAGGTActgagagaaaagaaagggaagtaCCACCTCTGGGACGAGAAGTTCAACTCCATGAACGAACTGGTGGATTTCTACAGAACGACCACCATCGCCAGGAAAGCACAGGTCTTCCTCAGGGATCACGCGGAAATGCAGGAG CCCAAAAAGCCAAAATTCGTCCAGGCTCAGTTCGACTTCACGGCCAAAAGCCCATCCGAGCTGAGCTTCTGCCGAGGGGACGTCCTTGAAATCCTGGACTGCTCTGATCCCAACTGGTGGAGAGGGAGGATTGGAGTGAAGACGGGTCTATTCCCCAGGAACTATGTCTTCCCACTGCGCATGTGA